The proteins below are encoded in one region of Misgurnus anguillicaudatus chromosome 24, ASM2758022v2, whole genome shotgun sequence:
- the bace2 gene encoding beta-secretase 2: MWLFGLLLVSLSVRTSHAVFTIPLKIFAGNFNSSVQLDLRPSQQSKGTSDEGLSLASDPSGNVNFLDMINNLKGDSGRGYYMQLVIGSPGQTLNILVDTGSSNFAVASAAHPFITHYFNRALSSTYESTGRSVAVKYTQGEWEGELGTDLITIPEGPSGTIIINIAAILTSEGFFLPGINWQGILGLAYPTLARPDPSVVPFFNSVVLQTGIPDVFSLQMCGAGVSASNTAADPAGGSLIMGGVEPTLHRGSVWYTPVIEEWYYQVEVLKLEIDDQNLNLDCKEYNSDKAIVDSGTTLLRLPENVFSAVVEAIMKASLIENFSTGFFDGTKLACWAKGESPWRFFPKISIYLRAMNTSQSFRITILPQLYVQPVTDIGGTLDCFRFGISLSTNGLVIGATVMEGFYVIFDREQKRVGFAVSTCAENSGVPLSEIAGPFLADSVTSDCTSGVSLREPVMWVLAYTLMGTCALVLVILIILLIVPCRGHRDGEITDESSLVRHRIK, translated from the exons ATGTGGCTCTTCGGACTTCTGCTGGTCTCTCTCTCCGTTCGGACGTCACATGCAGTGTTTACAATACCATTAAAGATATTTGCGGGGAATTTTAACTCGTCTGTGCAGCTGGACCTCAGGCCTTCACAACAGAGTAAAGGCACTTCAGATGAAGGACTGTCTCTGGCATCCGATCCATCCGGCAATGTTAACTTTCTGGACATGATCAATAATTTAAAAGGAGACTCTGGTCGGGGTTATTATATGCAGTTGGTCATTGGAAGTCCGGGACAGACG CTGAACATCCTTGTTGATACTGGAAGCAGCAACTTTGCTGTAGCATCAGCAGCACATCCCTTCATAACACACTACTTTAACAGAGCCCT ATCCAGCACATATGAAAGCACTGGGAGGTCTGTTGCAGTTAAATACACACAGGGGGAATGGGAGGGAGAATTGGGAACCGACCTGATCACCATTCCCGAAGGACCCAGTGGCACCATCATCATTAACATAGCTGCAATCCTCACCTCGGAAGGCTTCTTCTTGCCAGGGATCAATTGGCAGGGAATTCTGGGACTTGCGTATCCTACTCTGGCTCGG CCTGACCCCTCAGTAGTGCCCTTCTTCAACTCCGTTGTGCTTCAGACTGGCATTCCAGATGTGTTTTCTCTTCAGATGTGTGGAGCAGGAGTCTCTGCCAGCAATACAGCAGCTGACCCAGCCGGTGGCAGCCTG ATCATGGGAGGGGTTGAGCCAACCCTGCACCGGGGTTCAGTTTGGTACACCCCTGTCATAGAAGAGTGGTACTACCAAGTGGAAGTTTTGAAGCTTGAAATTGATGACCAAAACTTAAATCTAGACTGCAAAGAG tACAACTCGGATAAAGCTATTGTAGATAGTGGGACGACTCTACTTCGACTGCCTGAAAATGTTTTTAGTGCTGTGGTGGAGGCCATTATGAAAGCATCGTTG ATCGAGAACTTCTCAACCGGATTCTTTGATGGTACCAAGCTGGCATGCTGGGCAAAAGGAGAATCACCGTGGAGATTTTTTCCTAAAATCTCAATCTACCTCAGAGCAATGAACACCAGCCAGTCCTTTCGCATCACCATTCTCCCACAG CTGTACGTGCAGCCAGTCACAGACATCGGTGGCACATTGGACTGTTTCCGTTTCGGGATCTCCCTTTCAACCAACGGTTTGGTCATTGGAGCCACTGTGATGGAGGGTTTTTACGTCATCTTTGATCGTGAACAAAAGAGAGTGGGCTTTGCTGTTAGCACTTGTGCAG AAAACAGCGGTGTACCACTGTCTGAGATCGCTGGGCCTTTCCTAGCTGACAGCGTGACATCAGACTGCACAAGTGGTGTGTCTCTCAGAGAGCCAGTGATGTGGGTGTTAGCGTATACTCTGATGGGAACATGTGCCCTGGTGCTGGTCATACTTATCATACTGCTTATAGTACCCTGTCGAGGGCACAGAGATGGCGAGATCACGGACGAGTCGTCGCTTGTGCGCCATCGCATCAAGTGA